DNA sequence from the Methanofollis formosanus genome:
TCCCCGCGGTGAAGACTTCGATGGCGGCGAGGCTGATGATGTAGCCGCCGACAAAACTGAGGGCGCCGCCGATGAGGCTCCCGACCAGGCCGAGGACGAGGGCTTCGTACAGGAACATGCGCATCACCTCACCCCGCAGGGCGCCGATGGAGCGCATCACCCCGATCTCATGTCGCCGTTCGGTGACCGAGATGATCATGACGTTGAGGATGCTCACCGCCGCGATGAACAGGGAGACTGCCCCGATCCCGAGGAGGAACCACCCCATCGCGTCATAGATCTCGTTCACCTGGTTGAGGCTCTCCCGCGAGTCGGTGATGTCCACCGTCTCTTCTCGCCGGTTCATGAGGTTCTCCACCGCGGCCTTCACCCCCTCCATCTCGTCCGGGTCGGCGACGGTGATCACCACATAGTCGTAACCCTCTTTTTCCGGGAACCGCTCCCTGAAGCGGTCGCGTTCGATGACGACGGCATAGTCTGGGTTGATGTCGAAGGCGAACCCCCGCTCCTCCAGCACGCCGGCGACCCGCATCTCCTCGGCGCCCAGGGCGATCCGGCTGCCGGCCCTGATCCCGTACTCGTCTGCCAGGATCGACCCCACCAGGGCGGCCGGCGAACCCGGCCTGAGATAGTTACCTTCGGAGAGGTCGAGGAGATCGGGGATGTCGTCGTTCGCAAGCCCGATCACCTGGGCATACCCGCCTTCGTCGCCGACCCGGAGGTCGGCGGCCTCCTCGACGACCGCGACCACCGGGTTTCCGCCGGCCGCCCGCTCGATCCGGTCGACGTCGGCCCCGGAGATGGTGGCGGCCACCACGGTCCTGGGGTCGCCGATGAACCCCTCGCCGCCGAGGGCGGTGTGCGGGGTGATCACCACGGTGTCGCCGACGTCGGCGATGAGGCCGGCGGCCAGGAGGTTGATGGAGTTGCCCATCACCCCGAGGGAGGCGATGGCAAAGACGCCGATGACGATCCCGAGGGTGGCGAGGAACGACCTGACCGTGTGGCGCCTGAGGTTCCTGGTGGCGAAGGAGAAGAAGATCATGCGATCCTGCCGTCGACGATATGGACCCGCCGGTGTGCGTAGGCGGCGATGTTCGTGTCATGGGTGACCATGATGATCGTCTTGCCCCGCCGGTTCATCTGGGTGAGGAGGTCCATGATCCCCTCGCCGGTGTGAGTGTCCAGGTTGCCGGTCGGTTCGTCGGCGAGGAGGATCTCGGGTTCGTTGATGAGGGCCCGCGCGATGGCCACCCGCTGCTGCTGCCCGCCGGAGAGTTCGGTAGGGCGGTGGGTGTGGAGTTCGGGCTCAAGGCCGACGGCGTCGAGGAGTTCGAGGCACGCCTCGTCGCAGCCGCTCCGCCGTTCCTTGAGTACTCTGGGG
Encoded proteins:
- a CDS encoding ABC transporter permease, with product MIFFSFATRNLRRHTVRSFLATLGIVIGVFAIASLGVMGNSINLLAAGLIADVGDTVVITPHTALGGEGFIGDPRTVVAATISGADVDRIERAAGGNPVVAVVEEAADLRVGDEGGYAQVIGLANDDIPDLLDLSEGNYLRPGSPAALVGSILADEYGIRAGSRIALGAEEMRVAGVLEERGFAFDINPDYAVVIERDRFRERFPEKEGYDYVVITVADPDEMEGVKAAVENLMNRREETVDITDSRESLNQVNEIYDAMGWFLLGIGAVSLFIAAVSILNVMIISVTERRHEIGVMRSIGALRGEVMRMFLYEALVLGLVGSLIGGALSFVGGYIISLAAIEVFTAGTTFAEGATVFDPLSVAYILGAMLFGVVTSVAAGVYPAWQAAQMTPIEALRG
- a CDS encoding ABC transporter ATP-binding protein, producing the protein MNEHEPETIIRFVDVSKVYPLPAGDVVALDHVDLEIRAGDFVAVMGPSGSGKSTLLNLIGCLDTPTSGTLYIKGKDIGTLSDDDLTRLRRDHIGFIFQQFNLIPLLNIIENVEFPRVLKERRSGCDEACLELLDAVGLEPELHTHRPTELSGGQQQRVAIARALINEPEILLADEPTGNLDTHTGEGIMDLLTQMNRRGKTIIMVTHDTNIAAYAHRRVHIVDGRIA